The following proteins are co-located in the Apium graveolens cultivar Ventura chromosome 5, ASM990537v1, whole genome shotgun sequence genome:
- the LOC141724324 gene encoding uncharacterized protein LOC141724324 → MIVEMASACINNISLSPEKFLDCPATFPAYGWLSPQMTFGRDEETSKPTVRSTKTEDDDKVEADQCDVIGDFEFRLDFPVTMLPADELFSDGKLMPLQFRQSEISSEVRLPDTPKVHRSCEIAGMDPYLFSPKAPRCSSRWKDLLGLKRLYQNNNVKLENSKTLTTQTQTNTNTSTGSGTGAAKSLKHFLHRNSKATPSSSIDPSLSLPLLRDTDNESISISSRLSLSSSSSGHDHDDLPRLSLDLDKPHSNFSQKQFQNPPRIRLVKNRSDCKINKSPMRRQVDNNATAAAAARGGLSLDSPRMNSSGKIVFQSLERSSSSPSSFNGGPRHKHRGVERSYSANVRVTPVLNVPVCSLRGSSKSGGVFGFPLFSGPPHKRDNGTGTTGSRNHHQQISSSSKNKTDRSS, encoded by the coding sequence ATGATCGTCGAGATGGCATCAGCTTGCATAAACAACATTTCATTATCACCGGAGAAATTTCTGGACTGCCCGGCGACTTTTCCGGCGTACGGATGGTTAAGTCCTCAAATGACATTCGGGCGTGATGAAGAAACATCAAAGCCTACTGTTAGATCTACAAAAACAGAAGATGACGACAAAGTGGAAGCAGATCAGTGTGATGTTATCGGAGATTTCGAGTTCCGGCTTGATTTTCCGGTTACAATGTTACCGGCCGACGAATTATTCTCCGACGGGAAGCTAATGCCGCTTCAGTTCCGGCAATCTGAGATTTCGTCGGAGGTTAGGCTGCCGGATACTCCGAAAGTTCACCGGAGCTGCGAGATTGCCGGAATGGATCCGTACTTGTTTTCACCCAAGGCACCGAGGTGTTCGAGTAGGTGGAAGGATCTTCTAGGGCTGAAAAGGCTCTACCAGAACAACAATGTTAAGCTCGAAAACTCGAAAACTCTGACGACTCAAACTCAGACTAATACTAATACTAGTACAGGTTCTGGTACAGGTGCTGCTAAgtcgcttaaacattttctgCATAGAAATTCAAAAGCTACTCCATCATCTTCAATTGATCCATCTCTAAGCCTCCCTTTGCTTAGAGACACTGATAACGAGTCGATTTCAATATCGTCTCGTTTATCTCTATCATCCTCGTCCTCTGGCCACGATCACGACGATCTACCTAGGCTGTCTCTTGATTTGGATAAGCCTCACAGCAATTTTTCACAAAAGCAATTCCAGAATCCACCTAGAATTAGACTAGTAAAAAACAGGAGTGATTGCAAAATCAACAAAAGTCCAATGCGAAGACAAGTAGATAATAATGccacagcagcagcagcagccCGGGGAGGACTATCGTTGGATAGTCCTCGAATGAATTCATCGGGGAAAATAGTGTTCCAGAGCTTGGAGAGGAGTTCAAGTAGTCCGAGTAGTTTCAATGGAGGTCCTCGGCACAAGCACCGTGGAGTGGAAAGGTCATACTCAGCTAATGTTCGAGTTACTCCTGTTCTCAATGTGCCTGTTTGTTCGCTCCGtggatcttcaaagtcaggtggCGTGTTCGGGTTTCCCCTTTTCTCGGGGCCTCCACACAAGAGAGATAACGGTACCGGTACGACCGGGAGCCGTAATCATCACCAGCAGATTAGTAGCAGCAGCAAGAACAAAACGGATCGATCTTCCTAG